In the Oncorhynchus tshawytscha isolate Ot180627B linkage group LG17, Otsh_v2.0, whole genome shotgun sequence genome, one interval contains:
- the LOC112216942 gene encoding ATP synthase subunit gamma, mitochondrial-like isoform X2, translated as MFARTSALVFLPQCGQVRNMATLKDITIRLKSIKNIQKITKSMKMVAAAKYARAERQLKPARVYGNGAVALYEKAEIKAPEGVANKHLLIGVSSDRGLCGAVHSNVAKAIKAKIATLTGEGKEVMVVNVGDKLRNILQRTHSNYLLLSCKEVGRKPPTFTDASIVATELLNMGYEFDQGAVIYNRFRSVISYKTDEKPIFSIDTVANSENMGIYDDIDADVLRNYQEFALVNIIYFGLKESTTSEQSARMTAMDSASKNASEMIDKLTLTFNRTRQAVITKELIEIISGAAAL; from the exons ATGTTCGCCAGGACCAGCGCGTTGGTGTTCCTCCCACAATG TGGGCAGGTCAGGAACATGGCTACCTTGAAGGACA TCACCATCCGTTTGAAGTCCATCAAGAACATCCAAAAGATCACCAAGTCCATGAAGATGGTGGCCGCTGCTAAGTATGCCCGCGCTGAGAGGCAGCTGAAGCCCGCCCGCGTCTATGGAAATGGTGCTGTGG CCCTGTACGAGAAGGCTGAGATCAAGGCCCCGGAGGGAGTGGCCAACAAGCACCTCCTGATCGGTGTGTCGTCTGACCGTGGTCTCTGTGGCGCCGTCCATTCCAATGTGGCCAAGGCCATCAAGGCCAAGATTGCTACCCTCACCGGCGAGGGCAAGGAGGTGATGGTAGTCAATGTGGGGGACAAGCTGAGGAACATCCTGCAAAG GACACATAGCAATTACCTGCTGCTCAGCTGCAAAGAGGTGGGCCGCAAGCCCCCCACCTTTACTGATGCTTCCATCGTCGCCACAGAGCTGCTCAACATGGGCTACGAGTTTGACCAGGGTGCTGTAATCTACAACAGATTCAG GTCTGTGATCTCCTACAAGACTGACGAGAAGCCCATCTTCTCCATTGATACCGTTGCTAATTCAG AGAACATGGGCATCTATGATGACATTGATGCTGACGTGCTGAGGAACTACCAGGAGTTTGCCCTGGTCAACATCATCTACTTTGGTCTGAAGGAGTCCACAACCAGCGAGCAGAGTGCCAGGATGACTGCTATGGACAGCGCCAGCAAGAACGCCT CTGAAATGATTGATAAGCTGACCCTCACCTTCAACCGTACCAGGCAGGCTGTCATCACCAAGGAGCTCATTGAGATCATCTCTGGAGCTGCTGCCCT ATAA
- the LOC112216942 gene encoding ATP synthase subunit gamma, mitochondrial-like isoform X3, producing MFARTSALVFLPQCGQVRNMATLKDITIRLKSIKNIQKITKSMKMVAAAKYARAERQLKPARVYGNGAVALYEKAEIKAPEGVANKHLLIGVSSDRGLCGAVHSNVAKAIKAKIATLTGEGKEVMVVNVGDKLRNILQRTHSNYLLLSCKEVGRKPPTFTDASIVATELLNMGYEFDQGAVIYNRFRSVISYKTDEKPIFSIDTVANSENMGIYDDIDADVLRNYQEFALVNIIYFGLKESTTSEQSARMTAMDSASKNASEMIDKLTLTFNRTRQAVITKELIEIISGAAAL from the exons ATGTTCGCCAGGACCAGCGCGTTGGTGTTCCTCCCACAATG TGGGCAGGTCAGGAACATGGCTACCTTGAAGGACA TCACCATCCGTTTGAAGTCCATCAAGAACATCCAAAAGATCACCAAGTCCATGAAGATGGTGGCCGCTGCTAAGTATGCCCGCGCTGAGAGGCAGCTGAAGCCCGCCCGCGTCTATGGAAATGGTGCTGTGG CCCTGTACGAGAAGGCTGAGATCAAGGCCCCGGAGGGAGTGGCCAACAAGCACCTCCTGATCGGTGTGTCGTCTGACCGTGGTCTCTGTGGCGCCGTCCATTCCAATGTGGCCAAGGCCATCAAGGCCAAGATTGCTACCCTCACCGGCGAGGGCAAGGAGGTGATGGTAGTCAATGTGGGGGACAAGCTGAGGAACATCCTGCAAAG GACACATAGCAATTACCTGCTGCTCAGCTGCAAAGAGGTGGGCCGCAAGCCCCCCACCTTTACTGATGCTTCCATCGTCGCCACAGAGCTGCTCAACATGGGCTACGAGTTTGACCAGGGTGCTGTAATCTACAACAGATTCAG GTCTGTGATCTCCTACAAGACTGACGAGAAGCCCATCTTCTCCATTGATACCGTTGCTAATTCAG AGAACATGGGCATCTATGATGACATTGATGCTGACGTGCTGAGGAACTACCAGGAGTTTGCCCTGGTCAACATCATCTACTTTGGTCTGAAGGAGTCCACAACCAGCGAGCAGAGTGCCAGGATGACTGCTATGGACAGCGCCAGCAAGAACGCCT CTGAAATGATTGATAAGCTGACCCTCACCTTCAACCGTACCAGGCAGGCTGTCATCACCAAGGAGCTCATTGAGATCATCTCTGGAGCTGCTGCCCTGTGA
- the LOC112216942 gene encoding ATP synthase subunit gamma, mitochondrial-like isoform X1, translating into MFARTSALVFLPQCGQVRNMATLKDITIRLKSIKNIQKITKSMKMVAAAKYARAERQLKPARVYGNGAVALYEKAEIKAPEGVANKHLLIGVSSDRGLCGAVHSNVAKAIKAKIATLTGEGKEVMVVNVGDKLRNILQRTHSNYLLLSCKEVGRKPPTFTDASIVATELLNMGYEFDQGAVIYNRFRSVISYKTDEKPIFSIDTVANSENMGIYDDIDADVLRNYQEFALVNIIYFGLKESTTSEQSARMTAMDSASKNASEMIDKLTLTFNRTRQAVITKELIEIISGAAALT; encoded by the exons ATGTTCGCCAGGACCAGCGCGTTGGTGTTCCTCCCACAATG TGGGCAGGTCAGGAACATGGCTACCTTGAAGGACA TCACCATCCGTTTGAAGTCCATCAAGAACATCCAAAAGATCACCAAGTCCATGAAGATGGTGGCCGCTGCTAAGTATGCCCGCGCTGAGAGGCAGCTGAAGCCCGCCCGCGTCTATGGAAATGGTGCTGTGG CCCTGTACGAGAAGGCTGAGATCAAGGCCCCGGAGGGAGTGGCCAACAAGCACCTCCTGATCGGTGTGTCGTCTGACCGTGGTCTCTGTGGCGCCGTCCATTCCAATGTGGCCAAGGCCATCAAGGCCAAGATTGCTACCCTCACCGGCGAGGGCAAGGAGGTGATGGTAGTCAATGTGGGGGACAAGCTGAGGAACATCCTGCAAAG GACACATAGCAATTACCTGCTGCTCAGCTGCAAAGAGGTGGGCCGCAAGCCCCCCACCTTTACTGATGCTTCCATCGTCGCCACAGAGCTGCTCAACATGGGCTACGAGTTTGACCAGGGTGCTGTAATCTACAACAGATTCAG GTCTGTGATCTCCTACAAGACTGACGAGAAGCCCATCTTCTCCATTGATACCGTTGCTAATTCAG AGAACATGGGCATCTATGATGACATTGATGCTGACGTGCTGAGGAACTACCAGGAGTTTGCCCTGGTCAACATCATCTACTTTGGTCTGAAGGAGTCCACAACCAGCGAGCAGAGTGCCAGGATGACTGCTATGGACAGCGCCAGCAAGAACGCCT CTGAAATGATTGATAAGCTGACCCTCACCTTCAACCGTACCAGGCAGGCTGTCATCACCAAGGAGCTCATTGAGATCATCTCTGGAGCTGCTGCCCT GACCTAA